In the Cydia amplana chromosome 14, ilCydAmpl1.1, whole genome shotgun sequence genome, one interval contains:
- the LOC134654191 gene encoding inositol-3-phosphate synthase, translating into MERSSNLLVSSPNVKYTDDYILADYDYEETLVTKKGDDLVAKPFKTSLCLRTGRKVGKLGIMLVGWGGNNGSTFTAAVLANRHQLSWNTKNGTMQSNWLGSITQASTVRLGMDEKGHDVYVPMSHLLPMVHPDDLAIDGWDISPLNLAESMVRAKVIDYDLQQKLRKEMAAMKPRPAIYDPDFIAANQADRATHLIRGTKYEQYLQIRADIKDFKDRQKLDKVIVLWTANTERFCEVKPGVHDTSDNIEKALRNNEPEISPSTIFALAAIDEGCCYINGSPQNTLVEGVVERAEKNGVFVAGDDFKSGQTKLKSVLVDFLVSAGLKPVSIVSYNHLGNNDGKNLSSAKQFRSKEISKSNVVDDMVESNSMMYKPGEKPDHVVVIKYVPYVGDSKRAMDEYTSEILLHGTNTIAVHNTCEDSLLAVPLILDLALLAELFSRLSLRRQGTDEWSGLHCVLSSLSYLLKAPVVPAGAPVVNALFKQRAALENIMRAALGLPPLHHLQLEHKVPFLMSDLRSGRMFASRAPPSKKQKIAHTNGDK; encoded by the exons ATGGAAAGATCTTCAAATCTGCTGGTTTCCAGCCCAAATGTAAAGTATACGGATGATTATATTCTCgccgattatgattatgaagaaACTCTGGTGACGAAGAAGGGCGACGACTTAGTG GCAAAACCATTTAAAACATCACTATGCCTCCGCACTGGGCGGAAGGTGGGTAAACTGGGCATCATGCTGGTTGGTTGGGGTGGCAACAACGGATCAACATTCACTGCAGCCGTGTTGGCCAATAGGCATCAGCTGTCTTGGAACACGAAGAATGGAACTATGCAGTCTAATTG gttGGGATCTATCACTCAGGCATCCACAGTCAGACTGGGCATGGATGAGAAGGGTCATGATGTCTATGTGCCGATGTCGCACTTGTTACCCATGGTGCATCCTGATGACTTGG CGATCGATGGCTGGGATATCAGCCCCCTAAACCTGGCCGAGTCCATGGTGCGAGCCAAGGTCATAGACTACGACCTGCAGCAGAAGCTGAGGAAGGAGATGGCCGCCATGAAGCCGCGCCCTGCTATATATGACCCTGACTTTATTGCGGCTAACCAG GCGGACCGCGCGACCCACCTCATCCGCGGCACCAAATACGAGCAGTACCTCCAGATCCGCGCCGACATCAAGGACTTCAAGGATCGCCAAAAGCTGGATAAG GTCATCGTGCTGTGGACCGCCAACACCGAGAG ATTCTGCGAGGTGAAACCGGGTGTGCACGACACGTCGGACAATATCGAGAAAGCTCTGCGGAACAACGAGCCTGAAATCTCGCCATCCACCATCTTTGCACTAGCCGCCATCGACGAAggg TGTTGTTACATCAACGGCTCCCCGCAGAACACACTAGTTGAAGGCGTCGTGGAACGCGCGGAGAAAAACGGAGTGTTTGTTGCCGGTGACGATTTCAAGTCCGGGCAGACCAAGCTCAAGTCCGTGCTGGTCGACTTCCTAGTGTCCGCCG GTCTAAAACCGGTATCTATCGTCAGCTACAACCACCTCGGCAACAACGATGGCAAGAACCTGTCCTCGGCCAAGCAGTTCCGCTCCAAAGAGATCTCCAAGTCCAACGTGGTCGACGACATGGTCGAGAGCAACAGCATGATGTACAAGCCGGGAGAGAAACCCGACCATGTGGTGGTGATCAAATATGTGCCATATGTCG GCGATTCAAAACGCGCGATGGACGAGTACACCTCCGAGATCCTTCTCCACGGCACCAACACCATCGCGGTGCACAACACGTGCGAGGACTCGCTGCTGGCGGTGCCGCTGATCTTGGACTTGGCGCTGCTGGCCGAGCTGTTTTCCAGGCTGTCCCTGCGCAGGCAGGGGACTGacg AATGGTCGGGTCTCCACTGCGTGCTGTCGTCCCTCTCGTACCTGCTTAAGGCGCCGGTGGTGCCGGCGGGGGCGCCCGTGGTGAACGCCCTGTTCAAGCAGCGCGCCGCGCTAGAGAACATCATGCGCGCCGCGCTAGGCCTGCCGCCGCTACACCATCTGCAACTAGAGCACAAG GTCCCGTTCCTGATGTCTGACCTCCGCAGCGGCCGCATGTTCGCGAGCAGGGCGCCGCCTTCCAAAAAGCAAAAAATCGCCCACACGAATGgtgataagtaa